In Aspergillus luchuensis IFO 4308 DNA, chromosome 1, nearly complete sequence, the following are encoded in one genomic region:
- a CDS encoding proteasome assembly chaperone 4 family protein (COG:S;~EggNog:ENOG410PQM8;~InterPro:IPR032157;~PFAM:PF16093;~go_process: GO:0043248 - proteasome assembly [Evidence IEA]): MTTEIKELSLPLPYTPHTTAHIHLTRHQTCSTVFLTSSTPGDAAGSIKPMGSFVYAMPDRMNPKNVLSTTIYSSPGSVEYTARIAKILARRMKTPVYVGGSIEPATMGVMAEEEIEGVKRIVEVVVRGWEGMKI, encoded by the exons ATGACAACAGAAATCAAAgaactctccctccccctcccttaCACCCCCCACACGACCGCCCACATCCACCTCACACGACACCAAACCTGCAGCACGGTATTCCTAACCTCGTCGACGCCGGGTGATGCAGCGGGGAGTATCAAGCCGATGGGGAGTTTTGTGTATGCGATGCCGGAT AGAATGAATCCCAAAAACGTGCTATCAACAACCATCTACTCCTCCCCGGGAAGTGTAGAATACACAGCCCGGATTGCGAAGATTCTCGCAAGGAGAATGAAAACGCCTGTTTATGTGGGCGGGAGTATTGAGCCTGCGACGATGGGGGtgatggctgaggaggagattgaggggGTGAAGAGGATTGTGGAGGTTGTTGTtagggggtgggaggggatgaagaTATGA
- a CDS encoding autophagy-related protein 27 (COG:S;~EggNog:ENOG410PKXN;~InterPro:IPR018939;~PFAM:PF09451;~SECRETED:SignalP(1-23);~TransMembrane:1 (n6-17c23/24o269-291i)) — protein MRIPTGLSTLLFSSALLPSLASASGGFDCHNIIVDSYKYDLSTLGGVHTLYHVEETEDYVVNTTYVLNICNILKGAAHRGHLKCPTSKNICGFQYKTALDSHKEESTVFPIVGLDHLGHGTKDAEITRLKKLDSEQEGLLVKLAGGEYFDEEQQKKKNAGAVIEFQCDPDRSGLEGLQTTEDTEEERRRQWQLSQRADETNGDNENNDNGTIPEGGRSLQFKSFGPADDDTYVLKLNWRTRYACDNYRDEPGEKNPDGGNGDGSSHWGFFTWLIIILFLCIAAYLIFGSWLNYNRYGARGWDLLPHGDTIRDIPYLFQDWLRRVVNTLQGTGSRGGYSAV, from the exons ATGCGAATACCAACCGGTCTCTcgaccctcctcttctcctccgccctcctccccagcctaGCCTCCGCGTCCGGCGGCTTCGATTgccacaacatcatcgtcgacaGCTACAAATATGACCTCAGCACTCTCGGCGGCGTACACACGCTCTACCACGTCGAGGAAACAGAAGACTATGTCGTCAACACAACCTACGTGCTCAACATCTGCAACATCCTCAAGGGCGCTGCCCACCGCGGCCACCTGAAATGCCCGACCTCCAAGAACA TCTGCGGCTTCCAATACAAAACCGCTCTCGATAGccacaaagaagaaagcaccGTCTTCCCCATCGTCGGCCTCGACCACCTCGGCCACGGCACCAAAGACGCTGAAATCACGCGCCTGAAGAAGCTCGATTCCGAACAGGAAGGTCTCCTCGTCAAACTCGCCGGAGGCGAATACTTCGACGAAGaacaacagaagaagaagaacgcggGCGCCGTGATCGAGTTCCAGTGTGATCCCGACCGGTCGGGATTAGAAGGACTACAGACGACCGAAGACACCGAGGAGGAGCGCCGTCGGCAGTGGCAGCTGAGTCAACGGGCGGACGAGACTAACGGCGACAACGAGAATAATGATAACGGCACTATCCCCGAGGGCGGACGCAGTTTGCAGTTTAAGAGCTTCGGGCCcgcagatgatgataccTACGTGCTGAAGCTGAACTGGAGGACGCGCTACGCGTGCGACAATTACAGGGATGAGCCGGGTGAGAAGAACCCCGATGGTGGTAATGGTGATGGGTCGAGTCACTGGGGGTTCTTCACTTGGTTGATTATTAT tctcttcctctgcaTCGCAGCAtacctcatcttcggctCCTGGCTCAACTACAACCGCTACGGCGCCCGCGGGTGGGATCTCCTCCCGCACGGCGACACGATCCGCGATATTCCCTACCTCTTCCAGGACTGGTTACGGCGGGTGGTCAATACGCTGCAAGGGACGGGATCTAGAGGGGGATATAGTGCTGTTTAG
- a CDS encoding transcription factor domain-containing protein (COG:K;~EggNog:ENOG410PJXA;~InterPro:IPR036864,IPR007219,IPR001138;~PFAM:PF00172,PF04082;~go_function: GO:0000981 - DNA-binding transcription factor activity, RNA polymerase II-specific [Evidence IEA];~go_function: GO:0003677 - DNA binding [Evidence IEA];~go_function: GO:0008270 - zinc ion binding [Evidence IEA];~go_process: GO:0006351 - transcription, DNA-templated [Evidence IEA];~go_process: GO:0006355 - regulation of transcription, DNA-templated [Evidence IEA]) — protein sequence MQTHYYHSSSSPNQPGGSYELPPVHAVTSPPAPFQPHGPAPAPLLSAPPSRPDSGLRMAHLLQPLAQHMPNPPPPPVTNAPTYARSYESSGSPAEGASMLADAPPLNGPGLLQPMGGGAAAGPHPHHQSQQPLQQKRAYRQRRKDPSCDACRERKVKCDASESSSCTECTNRKVRCQFTKETNRRMSSIKQVQDLEKQLLSTKQQLQQLRSGMLRSDNLMDLDIDGAGQPQLKLPDAGYRPPRRPQAPVMQDLAEARANLRKYGKGILRVPPPYRQPGPKSLITADPPRLPPKELANRLLGQYYACIHSVLPVIHWPTFVAQFEEVYQAGTLLGVPREWAAVLFGVFACGRLHTLEANQEQEGKEFVTVSCGVIDVWQDNFTLDQARAALLVSIFLYEVNSQSASWVWIGSAIRVAQEIGLHLESGPWPPLEGEMRKRLWWGMYTWDRLLALEMGKPVLINDQDCDVGLPCPIDEQYLSSDGGVVPESPQTSPLLATIHVVRSIGQLSRTLKSPTMSLGTLETFERHFSTCLATFPPQYHPTADQYLDPRTLAPILYLQNARLILHRHNISPFCPPETRTSSLDYCVSTAQDTARLLSRCMRPPSSPGSGFTATNGDDWRPLLASSAGTMLCVHLWRCALLLLFRQDFASALVCVQACTAIGDSRAVNMACGRYLAFFLKVVLDRLRRNELAVLERDEELMVYVSGDMQGSAEGNWVWQGSETGSQLEVMSPKVSSPVAYSHPEANAGPEGWEGWKWVEQTVHYLHERQQQQQQQQQQDLQHRTKPAETAYLGPESATASSDATTPQSSSSHSRMTIASII from the exons ATGCAGACACACTACTATCATTCCTCGAGTAGCCCGAACCAACCAGGAGGGTCATATGAACTTCCTCCGGTGCACGCGGTGACCTCGCCTCCAGCTCCATTTCAACCGCATGGGCCCGCACCTGCTCCTCTACTCTCCGCTCCGCCGAGTCGACCCGACAGCGGGTTGAGGATGGCCCATCTACTGCAACCGTTGGCACAACATATGCCCAatcccccacctcctcccgtTACAAACGCTCCCACCTACGCTCGTTCATACGAGTCGAGTGGCTCTCCTGCTGAAGGCGCATCGATGCTCGCCGATGCGCCTCCCCTCAATGGTCCCGGATTGCTTCAACCGATGGGCGGAGGTGCTGCGGCTGGACCGCACCCCCATCATCAGTCACAGCAGCCTTTGCAGCAAAAGAGGGCCTATCGACAGCGAAGAAAGGACCCCAGTTGCGATGCCTGTCGGGAACGCAAAGTCAAG TGTGACGCTTCCGAGTCGTCCAGTTGCACAGAATGCACCAACCGTAAGGTGCGCTGCCAATTTACAAAGGAGACGAATCGACGCATGTCTTCAATCAA GCAAGTCCAAGACCTCGAAAAGCAGCTGCTGTCGACCAAGCAACAACTACAGCAACTCCGGTCGGGCATGTTACGATCGGACAATCTGATGGATCTGGATATTGATGGTGCGGGGCAGCCTCAGCTAAAGCTTCCGGACGCCGGGTATCGTCCCCCGCGCCGGCCACAAGCGCCTGTGATGCAGGATCTGGCCGAGGCTCGCGCAAATCTGCGAAAATACGGCAAAGGGATCCTGAGGGTGCCACCTCCATACCGTCAGCCGGGCCCCAAGTCCTTGATCACCGCTGATCCTCCACGCCTTCCCCCGAAGGAGCTGGCCAATCGCTTGCTGGGACAGTATTACGCTTGCATTCACTCCGTCCTGCCTGTAATCCATTGGCCGACTTTTGTCGCCCAATTTGAGGAGGTCTACCAAGCAGGAACCCTCCTCGGCGTGCCCCGTGAATGGGCCGCGGTTCTATTTGGAGTCTTTGCATGTGGGCGTTTGCACACCCTGGAAGCGAatcaggaacaggaaggcAAAGAATTTGTGACCGTCAGTTGCGGGGTGATCGATGTATGGCAGGACAACTTCACCCTGGACCAGGCACGGGCGGCGCTGCTGGTCAGCATTTTCTTGTACGAGGTTAATTCGCAGTCGGCGAGTTGGGTCTGGATTGGGTCCGCCATCCGAGTCGCGCAGGAGATTGGCCTGCATTTGGAGTCGGGCCCTTGGCCCCCTCTGGAAGGCGAGATGCGGAAACGGTTATGGTGGGGGATGTACACCTGGGATAG GCTACTCGCTTTGGAGATGGGAAAACCAGTTCTCATCAACGATCAAGACTGCGACGTGGGCCTCCCGTGTCCCATCGACGAGCAATATCTTTCTTCAGACGGGGGCGTGGTGCCGGAAAGCCCCCAAACGTCCCCATTACTGGCCACCATTCATGTGGTTCGATCGATCGGCCAGCTGTCCCGAACGTTGAAGAGTCCGACAATGAGTCTCGGAACCCTTGAAACCTTCGAACGACACTTTAGCACCTGCCTCGCAACCTTCCCTCCTCAATACCACCCTACAGCCGACCAGTATCTCGACCCCCGTACCCTCGCCCCGATTCTCTACCTCCAAAATGCTCGCCTGATCCTCCACCGTCATAATATCTCTCCTTTCTGTCCTCCTGAAACTCGAACATCATCATTGGACTATTGTGTTTCCACTGCTCAGGATACCGCCCGCTTACTTTCCCGCTGTATGCGACCACCATCCAGCCCTGGAAGTGGGTTTACGGCCACGAACGGTGACGACTGGAGGCCCCTGCTGGCATCCTCCGCAGGAACCATGCTGTGTGTGCACCTTTGGCGCTGTGCACTTCTACTCCTCTTTCGCCAGGATTTCGCTTCTGCTCTCGTCTGTGTCCAGGCGTGTACTGCTATTGGTGATTCGCGCGCCGTGAATATGGCCTGTGGACGCTATCTTGCGTTCTTCCTCAAAGTGGTTTTGGACCGGCTACGGCGCAACGAATTAGCAGTGCTCGAGCGTGACGAAGAGTTGATGGTTTATGTATCCGGCGACATGCAAGGAAGCGCTGAAGGTAACTGGGTCTGGCAGGGCAGTGAGACCGGCTCGCAGCTGGAAGTGATGTCGCCCAAAGTCAGCAGCCCGGTGGCATATTCCCATCCGGAGGCCAATGCAGGGCCAGAAGGGTGGGAGGGGTGGAAGTGGGTAGAGCAGACGGTGCATTACCTCCACgagagacagcagcagcaacagcaacagcaacaacaagatCTTCAGCATCGTACCAAGCCCGCAGAAACGGCATATCTTGGGCCGGAATCAGCCACCGCGAGCTCTGATGCGACGACTCCGCAGTCGAGCTCGTCTCATTCGCGCATGACCATCGCGAGCATTATCTGA
- a CDS encoding tubulin-binding prefolding complex subunit GIM3 (COG:O;~EggNog:ENOG410PPVD;~InterPro:IPR009053,IPR016661,IPR002777;~PFAM:PF01920;~go_component: GO:0016272 - prefoldin complex [Evidence IEA];~go_function: GO:0051082 - unfolded protein binding [Evidence IEA];~go_process: GO:0006457 - protein folding [Evidence IEA]), which produces MMQTRMLTKEDEALTGSEDNEVRREDQEKINRFSRLHQRETLLEEQLKLKMKDKEDLEEISTELELADEDELVPYKIGDAFFQLPLEEAQSLLSTATEQVDADVSKLEEGLSDLREELQQLKVALYARFGRSINLET; this is translated from the exons ATGATGCAAACTCGCATG CTCACCAAAGAAGACGAAGCCCTCACGGGCAGCGAGGACAACGAAGTCCGCCGCGAGGACCAAGAAAAGATCAATCGCTTTAGTCGGCTACACCAGCGCGAGACACTGCTGGAGGAGcagttgaagttgaagatg AAAGATAAAGAAGACTTAGAAGAAATCTCCACGGAATTGGAGCTggcggacgaggatgagttggTGCC GTACAAAATCGGAGATGCGTTCTTCCAACTCCCCCTTGAAGAGGCCCAGTCTCTGCTGTCGACGGCAACAGAGCAGGTCGATGCCGATGTGAGCAAGCtcgaggagggattgagTGATCTGCGGGAAGAGTTGCAGCAGCTGAAGGTGGCTTTGTATGCGCGGTTTGGACGGAGCATTAACCTTGAGACTTAA